A section of the Babylonia areolata isolate BAREFJ2019XMU chromosome 1, ASM4173473v1, whole genome shotgun sequence genome encodes:
- the LOC143283438 gene encoding large ribosomal subunit protein eL18-like, with protein MGIDICHKNDRKVHRTEPKSQDVYLRLLVKLYRFLARRTNAKFNKIILKRLFMSKTNRPPLALSKIARMMKKPGRDGKTVVVVGTVTDDVRIHKVPKLKVCALRATAGARARILKAGGELITFDQLALRSPKGQNTVLMQGVYGSCGVARCCAL; from the exons ATG GGCATCGATATTTGCCACAAGAACGACCGAAAGGTTCATCGTACTGAACCCAAGTCACAGGATGTCTACCTCCGACTCCTCGTGAAG CTGTACAGATTCTTGGCTCGTCGCACCAATGCCAAGTTCAACAAGATCATCTTGAAAAGGCTGTTCATGAGCAAGACGAACCGTCCTCCACTTGCACTGTCCAAGATT GCCCGGATGATGAAGAAGCCAGGACGTGATGGAaagacggtggtggtggttggcacTGTCACTGATGATGTCCGCATCCACAAGGTTCCTAAATTGAAG GTTTGTGCCCTGAGAGCCACTGCCGGAGCTCGTGCTCGCATCCTGAAGGCCGGTGGTGAGCTGATCACTTTTGACCAGCTGGCCCTGCGTTCACCCAAGGGACAGAACACTGTGCTGATGCAAGGTGTGTATGGTTCTTGTGGTGTGGCGAGGTGTTGTGCTCTTTAG